CTCCtcagccgccggcgccgcctcggcGGGCAAGGGCCGCGCCACCTCCGCTTCGCCGGTGGATGCTCTCTTCCTTCAGAACCTTATGAGTCGCGTCCAGCTCCGCCCGCCCTTCCTCGACACCAACTCTTTCCTCACCCAGGACCTCGACGACTTCCTCCTCAACGAGTTCGCCgcgctctccgccgccgccggggcgtccgatgacgaggaggaggaggaggacgatgacAGTGGGCTCTCCGGTGGGGAGGGCTCTGGggaggcgaggcggcggcggatgctggcgagggaggaggcgaagctggagaaggagatcgtgCGGATGGTGCTCGCCGGGGAGGCCGAGGAGAAGCTCAAGCCCAACTCGGGCCAGTCCGTGGCCGTCGGCGACCACCACCTCTGCGTCGGCTTCCACGACGAGGCCGGCGGGGAGTACCGTGTGTGGGAGTGGCACGGCCACGTCATGCTCTTCGATGACGAGGATGGGTACTCCGCCGAGTACATCTACGGCAACCACTTCgagccgctcgccgccgccaccgccagggctaagaagaaggagaaggagaagagggagaaggaCCTGAGCATGGGGCTGCGGGATTTGGTCGTGGGTGCCGACGACGGTGGCAATGGCAGTCGCTCCAAGGAGAATGGCAGTAGCGGAGGGCCCAGAGTAGTGCGCAGGAACGTTGTCAATTCCCCTGCCGCGCCTGCAAGGTAATGGCTTTCTAGAGTTTGCAATGAGCTTGGTGGAAGCAATGCATCAATCCGAGTGACTGAAGCAATTAAAGATTTGATGAGTTTTTTTCTCGCCAATGGATGTTTAAGCAGTCTCTTGTGTTCTGATGAGAAATCATACTTTGCTTCTGTTATGATACATACAGTGTACCCACCGGGTTTTGAGGTGGATT
The nucleotide sequence above comes from Phragmites australis chromosome 4, lpPhrAust1.1, whole genome shotgun sequence. Encoded proteins:
- the LOC133916385 gene encoding uncharacterized protein LOC133916385 isoform X3 → MASPPPPAPRPSSAAGAASAGKGRATSASPVDALFLQNLMSRVQLRPPFLDTNSFLTQDLDDFLLNEFAALSAAAGASDDEEEEEDDDSGLSGGEGSGEARRRRMLAREEAKLEKEIVRMVLAGEAEEKLKPNSGQSVAVGDHHLCVGFHDEAGGEYRVWEWHGHVMLFDDEDGYSAEYIYGNHFEPLAAATARAKKKEKEKREKDLSMGLRDLVVGADDGGNGSRSKENGSSGGPRVVRRNVVNSPAAPAR
- the LOC133916385 gene encoding uncharacterized protein LOC133916385 isoform X2; this encodes MASPPPPAPRPSSAAGAASAGKGRATSASPVDALFLQNLMSRVQLRPPFLDTNSFLTQDLDDFLLNEFAALSAAAGASDDEEEEEDDDSGLSGGEGSGEARRRRMLAREEAKLEKEIVRMVLAGEAEEKLKPNSGQSVAVGDHHLCVGFHDEAGGEYRVWEWHGHVMLFDDEDGYSAEYIYGNHFEPLAAATARAKKKEKEKREKDLSMGLRDLVVGADDGGNGSRSKENGSSGGPRVVRRNVVNSPAAPAR
- the LOC133916385 gene encoding uncharacterized protein LOC133916385 isoform X1; the protein is MASPPPPAPRPSSAAGAASAGKGRATSASPVDALFLQNLMSRVQLRPPFLDTNSFLTQDLDDFLLNEFAALSAAAGASDDEEEEEDDDSGLSGGEGSGEARRRRMLAREEAKLEKEIVRMVLAGEAEEKLKPNSGQSVAVGDHHLCVGFHDEAGGEYRVWEWHGHVMLFDDEDGYSAEYIYGNHFEPLAAATARAKKKEKEKREKDLSMGLRDLVVGADDGGNGSRSKENGSSGGPRVVRRNVVNSPAAPASTTSCSLWFSTSPNYA